From the genome of Danio rerio strain Tuebingen ecotype United States chromosome 2, GRCz12tu, whole genome shotgun sequence, one region includes:
- the xcr1b.1 gene encoding chemokine XC receptor 1, producing the protein MDLQTVTPKQNENSTYDYNDDYPDEACNKMNVIQFGTIVSPIIFTIVVMFSCVGNILVLCVLVKYENLRSLTNTFLLNLAISDLIFTVGLPFWAYYYVNGWTLGDHACKAVNYVFYTGYYSSIIFMTVLTIHRYVAVVHPLSVVMSRKSIHCYATSIVVWIISLSAAIPQAMFKTVVRNPIDTQSEASDVIKLCDFDGQIHWKLWSTYLQNGFFIVAFLIIAFCYTVILTRLLRPTSHTRKKTVHLIFFIVLFFFLGWGPFNVAIFLDSLISWGISPFNECEVSKSIDYLMYVSQMVAYSHCCLNPVVYVFMGIKFRNHLKKMLWTLCKNNVEPPNRNSRIIYSNGEEISMY; encoded by the coding sequence ATGGATCTCCAAACAGTGACTCCAAAACAGAATGAAAACTCGACTTATGATTACAATGACGATTACCCTGATGAAGCCTGTAATAAGATGAATGTTATCCAGTTTGGGACGATCGTCTCTCCGATCATTTTCACCATTGTGGTTATGTTCAGCTGTGTaggaaacattttggttttgtGCGTCCTCGTGAAATATGAAAATCTGCGATCCCTCACCAACACGTTCCTGCTAAATCTAGCCATCTCTGATCTGATTTTCACTGTCGGGTTGCCGTTCTGGGCCTACTACTATGTCAACGGCTGGACTCTTGGAGATCACGCTTGCAAAGCGGTTAATTACGTTTTTTATACGGGATATTACAGCAGCATCATATTCATGACGGTTTTAACCATACACCGATACGTGGCTGTGGTCCACCCTCTGTCAGTGGTGATGTCCAGAAAGAGCATCCACTGCTACGCCACGTCAATTGTGGTCTGGATCATCAGTTTATCCGCTGCCATCCCACAAGCCATGTTCAAAACGGTTGTGAGAAACCCAATTGACACTCAAAGCGAAGCCTCTGATGTAATCAAGCTCTGTGATTTCGATGGTCAAATCCACTGGAAGCTCTGGAGCACGTACTTACAGAATGGCTTCTTCATTGTGGCTTTCCTGATCATCGCTTTCTGCTACACCGTGATTCTGACGCGGCTGCTTCGGCCGACGTCTCACACTCGCAAGAAGACCGTGCACCTCATCTTCTTCATCGTGCTGTTTTTTTTCTTGGGATGGGGGCCGTTTAACGTGGCCATATTTCTGGACTCGCTGATTTCGTGGGGGATCTCTCCTTTTAACGAATGTGAGGTCAGTAAGTCAATCGACTACTTGATGTACGTCTCTCAGATGGTGGCGTACTCACACTGCTGTCTGAATCCAGTGGTTTACGTTTTTATGGGAATAAAGTTCAGAAACCACTTGAAGAAAATGCTGTGGACTTTGTGTAAGAACAACGTGGAGCCACCGAATCGAAACAGCAGGATTATTTACTCCAACGGCGAAGAAATATCTATgtattag